In Leishmania panamensis strain MHOM/PA/94/PSC-1 chromosome 13 sequence, the genomic stretch TATTGGGGGTGatctgcagctccttcatcACCTTTGCATCGTACTCATCGACTCGCTGCACCACGATGTGGTGCTTTCTCCGGTCCAACAGCAAATTGATCTTCTGACGGAGCTTGTCGGAGTTGATGAATGCCTTGGGCCACAGCGCCGAGTCTGCAGACGAGGGGGCGGGTGCAGTGGCAGAAGCCGGCGTCACTGGGATACCGGCTGTGAAGCTGTCGAAGGTCTCGGCAGTGATACCCTTTGCGTCTGTGTCGAAGAAGTCCAGGACCAGCTCAGGCACAATCAGTTCGTTGTCAAACCCAACCCCGGTAAGCGCCTCCATCGTCGAGGCCATCACACTGACAGTAGCAACGTGGTCCAGCACAATGATGGTGTTGCGCAGCAGGACACCTTGAACGACAGGTCCGAGAGTCGGGCAGCCGGCAAGGCGCAGACGCTCAAGGGAGCCTCTCCACGGCTGGCGCATTGTCATCGCGGCTGTGGGTAGGCGTTTAGGGTAGCTGCTAAGGACATGTGTCCCTTCTGTCCGTGGGGGATGGGGGCGTTGGAAAGaaaggtggagaggaagaggcctGGGGTGTCACTTATGCCAACGCAGCTGCCCATGCatgaggcgtgtgtgtgtgtggggggggggggggtagtggGTGGTGGGTCGAGGNNNNNNNNNNNNNNNNNNNNNNNNNNNNNNNNNNNNNNNNNNNNNNNNNNNNNNNNNNNNNNNNNNNNNNNNNNNNNNNNNNNNNNNNNNNNNNNNNNNNNNNNNNNNNNNNNNNNNNNNNNNNNNNNNNNNNNNNNNNNNNNNNNNNNNNNNNNNNNNNNNNNNNNNNNNNNNNNNNNNNNNNNNNNNNNNNNNNNNNNNNNNNNNNNNNNNNNNNNNNNNNNNNNNNNNNNNNNNNNNNNNNNNNNNNNNNNNNNNNNNNNNNNNNNNNNNNNNNNNNNNNNNNNNNNNNNNNNNNNNNNNNNNNNNNNNNNNNNNNNNNNNNNNNNNNNNNNNNNNNNgaggcgtgtgtgtgtggtgggggggggggggtatgggTGTGGGTCAGGCATAAcgaatgagagaggggggccgAAGAGTTGTTGGAAAGAGGGGTATTGGAGGTGAAAATGTAGGCGGCGGCAGGTGTGTAACGAGGCGAGACGCAGTAAAACGACGGCATCAGAAGAGTGTCACCAGAGCTGCTCTGCAAGGGTGCAACGGCAACAGAGACAACATCAGTAGCGGGAGCAGCACGGCATGGGGGTGTCGCCGCGCCCAGAGGCAGGGCAAAGAACTCGACCAGTGTTGCATTGCTACCGACTTTACAAGACAATGCAAAAGACACTCATCACTGATGACCGTTGCTGCACAaccacgcatgcacgcatGTTCTTGTTCAACATTTCGAAGGCATTTGGGCTCCACACACgcccctgcctccccctccccacagaCACATGCCACTTTTCCATGGAGTAGGTGAGCCTTCCTACTgtccaagagagagaggaagtgaTGGAGGAAAGAATGCGGGGGACGACAGATGTGGCAGCGAGGCACATCAGCAggttacacacacacacacagccatgCAGGCGTGCCTGTATGGTGCACAACAgtgcaaagagagagaagagagagggaaaaaagcgCACACTGCACGCGTTGTCTACTGTACATGACGTCCACACCAtcagcggagagagagagagctcaCACACATGCACCTACGCACGGTCACACCAgccgccctccctccattCCCCCACAGCCACTATCAAAAGGTGGCCTTGACTCGGCTGTTATCACcggcgcttcgcctcctcttcggATGGCTTAAAGTCTTCGATAGCGTTGGCGCGCCGCATCGTCACCGGCAGAGACGCTTGGAAGTCGTGGAAACACTTCACTTCGGCGGCACTCAGTCCGGTCATGAAGGCCAGCGCCGGGGCAAACTCTTCGGCTGCAATCGGGTTATGGGCCAGCCGCTCCAGTCGGTACGCGGTGAGTGTCTGCGTGACGCAGTCGCGCAGTTGACCAGCGGAGAAGCCATTCGTGAGTAGGGAGATGTGGCGGACGGTTTCCCCAATGGATGCCTCTGTTGTAGAGGTGATGGCAGTGACGTGCGCTGCCTCCAGCCGCGCCTTGATGaagctgtgcagcagcgcctcacgGGCCGCAAAGTTGGGGGAGGCGAGGTGCACAGCGCGCTGAAAGCACTTGCACAGGGCGGTGGTGTCGGCACGCCACGGTTCTGTCGACGtggccaccaccaacacACGATCCGTCGGCTGCAGACTTGCGATGCCCTTGAGCAGCTCTTTTTTCAGCCTCTTTCCGCGCGCCATCTCGTcatccttcttctttccccgtTTGGCACCCTTGCCGGGAAAAATCTTCTCGATGCGGTCAACGTAGATCACCGACGGCCCCTTCATGCGTGCCGTGTAGAAGACGATTTGCACCATCTTGGCAATGCCCTTCGCGGTGAGGAAGTTACCAGGCGACAGATTGAAGAAACGAGCGCCGCTATCGTTGGCAATGGCGTAGGAGAGAAGGGTCTTTCCAGAGCCTGACGCGCCGtagagcagcagccccgTCGGGTGCGGCGCCAAGTCGTGGATCACCTGCGaccccagcggcagcaccgcgtaatcggtgacggcgctgcgcacctcAGCGGCAGACGGGTCCCTCAGCCACGAGGACTGCTGCACGTACGCGTTGAAGAGGGCCTCTATCTTGTCCTTCGGCATCCCGATCGcctgctccacctcgtcgttCCACCCGCGCAGCACACGTCTCCACTTCTTCTCGATCTCTTTATCAACCGTCTGCGTACGCAGCAGGCGATCCAGTGGCCCACCCGAGATGTCAAGGGGGCCCACGAAAGACGAGAGCCGCAcggccggcggcggcagctgcagcttgTTCTCGTAGATGGTGGTGTTGAGGTAGGACACCAAGTCCTCGCCCTTGGTCGGGTCACGCAGCTTCGGTTTCTTGGCGGCCTTCGTCTTCTTAGCCTTTCGGccgcccttcctcttcttgccAGCGTTCCTCTCTGCTTCGAGGCGTTCCTTGAGGTTGTTCACCTCCATCATCACGAGCTGGTCCACACACCGGCGCAGGTCCTGCATAACGCCGCGAGGGCCATCCATCAACTCTCGCCTCAGCAATGCTTCATCATAGGGCTGATCGAGGTCGCCCTTCTCGACGCGGGTGCGCTGAAAGTACTCCATCCACAGCGTGTTGTGTCGTtctgcagtggaggagacATGGTCGAGGAAGACGCTGGGGGGTGCGGCAGGCAAGGCGgaagctgcagcatcgccatcGTCTCGGCGGCGAGAGGACTGACGGCGGTCGGTCTTCGTACCAGCGATGACGACTTCGTCACCATCGGGTGCATGAGATGCCGAACGACCACTGTGCCCTATCGCGGCAAGGCTTGCCTGTTTACCACCGCTCGCTTCGGCTCCACCAGAAAAACTAGCCAAATCGTTCTTGCGAGTACGGCGGCCGAGCAGTGTCAATGTACCTCCATCCTCCACTGCCGGGATGTCCATAACGCCGTCCTTCGCCCTCCCGTCAAGGTGCGCGTAGGCCATGTGCATCAACATTTCGTCAAGCATCACCTCAAGCGTCTTGGGCCCTTCCTGACGCTTCAACTGACGACTCATTTCAAGCGTCTTCTGCATCAGCTCTGCCTGGTtcactcgctgctgcgcctttcGATCGTCGTGGCGGACGCCAGCAGCAACCCTCGCCGCGTCACTGCGGATGGCCGCCGTGCTGGTCATccccagcagctcctgctcctgctggtACCGTGCCTTGGCACGCTTCTGCTGAAGATAGCCGAGAGCCACTTTCTGTACGATGGTCGCCGCCCGATCCTTGCCTGTCAGAgactgcagtgctgctccGTGCATGGCAGcgtactgctgctggcgaaAGAGCTGCAGTTGTATCGTTGATCGTTGCCGAGCTTGGCGACCGCGCTCAGCGAGCTGCACGATGCGCACCGCTTCCTCGACAGGCATCGGCGCTGACTTGTCatctgccgttgccgccaccttcgcggtggtggcaaaCGGTGGCAGTGCTTTGGTGGGGTCCTCAGCGAAGAGAGCCGCGctgtgcgcagctgccgcgagCGCCACCGGGGCCGCCTCAGACTCTGTTTCCTtgtagtgctgctgcagagacaTGACGTACGCTCGATCCTGCAGCAGAGCTTCGTGGCGGTCCTCGAGGAGGTAggttggcagcggcggctccaGTTCCGCTGGGGACAGCTTCATCTCTTCCAGAGTGTCGTCCAGCGCCACGTAGTCGCCGCAGTGCTCGACAATACTGTAGCGAGCCTCAAGCATGCGTCCGAGACAGCTGTCGAGTAAAGTGCGCAcatcgcagcggcgctgtggctGGAGCTCCATGTCATGAATCACGGCGAGCTGCCGCGCCAGCCGCAAGTACCGCACGTAGAGGGCGAGCCAGTACTGCGCATAGTAGGCTTGCCGTGTTTTGGCGTCTTCAGGGATGCGCAGGGCGCCAACGTACACATCCTCGCGCTGTAACTCCGTCAGGTCTGCCAGGATCTgctggtactgctgctgatAAGAGAGCGTGGACATGTTGCCCTTCGCTGTTGCTATTGCGGAAAGAACCTAGGTCCTGTTACactctgcctctccctgtGAGTTAGCTCTGCTTGTGTCTTAGCTCagtcacacacgcatacagcTGAGAAAACCCAGCTTGTTTCTTATCCTTGCTTGGTAGCACAGACCGCTACCTCTCAACTCGCGATAGCTGAGAAGAggggtgaaagagagacaggAGAGGACGGGGTGAGAGGCAATGCGCAGCCTCAGGCCCTTCAGAAAGGGCCAACCGAAACGAGAGGCTCTTTGAcacttttttcttttctttgtttgtttgcgcTCGCGCCTTACTGGTGTGATGGTCGACAGGCTACTTCAGAAACGCACTCACGTACTGATGTAGATGAAAGTTTTCTGTTCCACGCCAGCGTGataaggagagagaaagagagaggggtggtggagatgaaaggtggaagaggagtgAGTTACATCAAGGCCATGGACGGGTTAGCGTATTCACCTCAATGAAggcgactgctgcggtgtgcTGTCACTGTGCCACTTGCGCGCGGGGCACACTGGTAAGAAACGCGTTTAGGTTCTACAATCAAACAGATACGAAGACACGTTATGCTTGTGCACTAACAAGAGTGCGGGGTCGCGTATTCTTCCAGCTTCCTGTCCTACCGGGTGGAAACATCAAGAAGGAGGGTAGCTGGCTGGGCCGGGGGTGCCATGACGGCACTGCCCAGCAAAAAGCAAGATGAAAAAAAGATACCATAAAGTCACTGCGGCCCTTCGTTGAAAGCCATCCAAAGCATAAGTAGCACGGGAAACTAAATTCAGCATTTCGCTTGCAATGagcaaagaacaaaa encodes the following:
- a CDS encoding hypothetical protein (TriTrypDB/GeneDB-style sysID: LpmP.13.1380) → MTMRQPWRGSLERLRLAGCPTLGPVVQGVLLRNTIIVLDHVATVSVMASTMEALTGVGFDNELIVPELVLDFFDTDAKGITAETFDSFTAGIPVTPASATAPAPSSADSALWPKAFINSDKLRQKINLLLDRRKHHIVVQRVDEYDAKVMKELQITPNSYDTRLYVLCALFFRQKLQKPIIIASSDPIVKRLAAEYQIPTCAPADIVRCGHLLDLASAAGTAGTTPRLLKQKRPPRPPPFRKKRSNKGRR
- a CDS encoding hypothetical protein (TriTrypDB/GeneDB-style sysID: LpmP.13.1390); this translates as MSTLSYQQQYQQILADLTELQREDVYVGALRIPEDAKTRQAYYAQYWLALYVRYLRLARQLAVIHDMELQPQRRCDVRTLLDSCLGRMLEARYSIVEHCGDYVALDDTLEEMKLSPAELEPPLPTYLLEDRHEALLQDRAYVMSLQQHYKETESEAAPVALAAAAHSAALFAEDPTKALPPFATTAKVAATADDKSAPMPVEEAVRIVQLAERGRQARQRSTIQLQLFRQQQYAAMHGAALQSLTGKDRAATIVQKVALGYLQQKRAKARYQQEQELLGMTSTAAIRSDAARVAAGVRHDDRKAQQRVNQAELMQKTLEMSRQLKRQEGPKTLEVMLDEMLMHMAYAHLDGRAKDGVMDIPAVEDGGTLTLLGRRTRKNDLASFSGGAEASGGKQASLAAIGHSGRSASHAPDGDEVVIAGTKTDRRQSSRRRDDGDAAASALPAAPPSVFLDHVSSTAERHNTLWMEYFQRTRVEKGDLDQPYDEALLRRELMDGPRGVMQDLRRCVDQLVMMEVNNLKERLEAERNAGKKRKGGRKAKKTKAAKKPKLRDPTKGEDLVSYLNTTIYENKLQLPPPAVRLSSFVGPLDISGGPLDRLLRTQTVDKEIEKKWRRVLRGWNDEVEQAIGMPKDKIEALFNAYVQQSSWLRDPSAAEVRSAVTDYAVLPLGSQVIHDLAPHPTGLLLYGASGSGKTLLSYAIANDSGARFFNLSPGNFLTAKGIAKMVQIVFYTARMKGPSVIYVDRIEKIFPGKGAKRGKKKDDEMARGKRLKKELLKGIASLQPTDRVLVVATSTEPWRADTTALCKCFQRAVHLASPNFAAREALLHSFIKARLEAAHVTAITSTTEASIGETVRHISLLTNGFSAGQLRDCVTQTLTAYRLERLAHNPIAAEEFAPALAFMTGLSAAEVKCFHDFQASLPVTMRRANAIEDFKPSEEEAKRR